One window from the genome of Rhodothermales bacterium encodes:
- a CDS encoding pectin acetylesterase-family hydrolase, protein MLHLRSRFLPVLCLGTLLLALPACDSDDPVDQDSIVVIAQDTPELSILVQALTEANLVTALNGTGPFTVFAPTDAAFEAFLDEREITAAQLLARPDLAQILRYHVVQTAALSSDLTDGQTLTTLEGSTLEVDIDGDTISLIGETNTVTVTTANIEASNGVVHLVDDVLLPADLIGDGPLADAATNPGTWTFVETDGAKCRDGSDTGFGVRLQEGAENLMIYLEGGGACFNEQTCGSNRSSFDANDFAALAAARGNAGIFNTTLSGNPVSAWNMVYVPYCTGDVQGGNAPNAVVPGVPGMQQFVGHRNVGLYLDILDRYLEDADQVLLTGASAGGFGTLVNFAQVADTFEGADLTLYDDSGPAFFADDVFSPQLGGAFVALYNFPASFPADAAPLFAPDGLQGIYAYYDARYPDANFGLSSYLEDQTIRFFFGFGQPDGTITGPEYEAGLLDLNAMAPESWKVYYAPGTAHTFIGADATYFGTSEGVALNSWLGALLDGDAPDVIPVTP, encoded by the coding sequence ATGCTGCACCTGCGCTCCCGTTTCCTCCCCGTGCTCTGCCTCGGCACCCTCCTCCTCGCCCTCCCCGCCTGCGACTCCGACGATCCGGTCGACCAAGACAGCATCGTCGTGATCGCGCAGGACACGCCCGAACTGAGCATCCTCGTCCAGGCCCTCACCGAAGCGAACCTCGTGACGGCGCTCAACGGCACCGGCCCGTTCACGGTCTTCGCTCCGACGGACGCCGCGTTCGAAGCCTTCCTCGACGAGCGCGAGATCACGGCCGCGCAGCTCCTCGCCCGGCCCGACCTCGCCCAGATCCTGCGCTACCACGTCGTCCAGACGGCCGCGCTCTCGTCCGACCTCACCGACGGCCAGACCCTCACGACGCTCGAAGGCAGCACGCTCGAAGTCGACATCGACGGCGACACGATCTCGCTCATCGGCGAGACCAACACCGTCACCGTCACGACGGCCAACATCGAGGCGAGCAACGGCGTCGTCCACCTCGTCGACGACGTGCTCCTCCCGGCCGACCTCATCGGCGACGGCCCGCTCGCCGACGCGGCGACGAACCCCGGCACGTGGACGTTCGTCGAGACCGACGGCGCGAAGTGCCGCGACGGCTCCGACACCGGCTTCGGCGTCCGGCTCCAGGAAGGCGCCGAGAACCTCATGATCTACCTCGAAGGCGGCGGCGCGTGCTTCAACGAGCAGACCTGCGGCAGCAATCGGTCGAGCTTCGATGCGAACGACTTCGCAGCTCTCGCGGCAGCGCGCGGGAACGCCGGCATCTTCAACACCACGCTGAGCGGTAACCCCGTCAGCGCGTGGAACATGGTCTATGTCCCGTACTGCACAGGCGACGTGCAAGGCGGCAACGCGCCGAACGCCGTCGTGCCCGGCGTGCCCGGCATGCAGCAGTTCGTCGGCCACCGGAACGTCGGGCTCTACCTCGACATCCTCGACCGCTACCTAGAGGACGCGGACCAAGTGCTCCTGACCGGCGCGAGCGCGGGCGGCTTCGGCACGCTCGTCAACTTCGCCCAGGTCGCCGACACGTTCGAGGGCGCCGACCTCACGCTCTACGACGACTCCGGCCCGGCCTTCTTCGCCGACGACGTGTTCAGCCCCCAGCTCGGCGGCGCGTTCGTCGCGCTCTACAACTTCCCCGCCTCCTTCCCCGCCGACGCCGCCCCGCTCTTCGCGCCCGACGGCCTCCAAGGGATCTACGCCTACTACGACGCCCGCTACCCGGACGCGAACTTCGGCCTCTCGTCGTACCTCGAAGACCAGACGATCCGGTTCTTCTTCGGCTTCGGCCAGCCTGACGGCACGATCACCGGGCCGGAGTACGAGGCCGGACTCCTGGACCTCAACGCTATGGCGCCGGAGAGTTGGAAGGTGTACTACGCCCCCGGCACGGCGCACACCTTCATCGGCGCCGACGCGACCTACTTCGGCACCTCGGAGGGCGTCGCGCTCAACAGCTGGCTCGGAGCGCTCCTCGACGGTGACGCCCCCGACGTAATCCCCGTCACGCCGTAA
- a CDS encoding AAA family ATPase: protein MAYWLWSVPPDNFPVYDRAGTFAVRRVGRQAMQAVRPGDRIVAYLPGRRVIAGLYEVTSPPFEDATALVPGGHYPHRVRVRPLVRLSEEAWVAYDAFAGKLTVLDEYPDLDDPDRQFRAVAQRVVHPLPSIDGKVLEFLVRAREGRSFDELMAAFERLRQAQRGEEPASVVGEPASGYQPELAEWDRAAALERLIDAVAARGFVYQPWQIAAYVTALRTKPLVILAGVTGVGKSRLPVLVAEATGGTAHVIPVRPDWTDSADVLGYTDLQGDFRPGALLTVAREAAERGGFTVAVLDEMNLARPEHYLAEVLSRIESRRLAPGGGFESAPLLADRAVTLPPNLGLVGTVNMDESAYGFSRKVLDRAFTLELSDVDLGTWRKVSPQEEMSPPEPWPVAAWRPRALTLGGLADLSERVAAKVERVVAVLTEANGLLAPAGLGVGYRLRDEAALFVLHAAETPDAFRTRDGEAVDPLDLALFMKLLPRIAGGSRSVRQALFALLGWASDGTPLRLDDDVRERIEAWERSGRPPVMPAARYPRTAARLALMTDRLLADGFASFWE from the coding sequence ATGGCTTACTGGCTCTGGTCCGTCCCTCCCGACAATTTCCCGGTCTACGACCGCGCCGGCACGTTCGCCGTGCGGCGCGTGGGGCGGCAGGCGATGCAGGCGGTTCGGCCGGGCGACCGGATCGTGGCGTACCTCCCGGGCCGCCGCGTCATCGCCGGGCTCTACGAAGTGACGAGTCCACCGTTCGAGGACGCGACGGCGCTCGTGCCGGGCGGCCACTACCCGCACCGTGTCCGCGTCCGCCCGCTCGTCCGGCTGAGCGAGGAGGCGTGGGTGGCTTACGACGCCTTCGCCGGCAAGCTCACCGTGCTCGACGAGTACCCGGACCTCGACGACCCCGACCGGCAGTTCCGCGCCGTCGCGCAGCGCGTCGTCCACCCGCTCCCGAGCATCGACGGGAAGGTGCTGGAGTTCCTCGTCCGCGCCCGCGAAGGCCGCAGCTTCGACGAGCTGATGGCGGCGTTCGAGCGGCTCCGGCAGGCGCAGCGGGGCGAGGAGCCCGCCTCGGTCGTCGGCGAGCCGGCGAGCGGTTATCAGCCCGAACTGGCGGAGTGGGACCGAGCGGCGGCGCTGGAACGGCTGATCGACGCCGTCGCGGCGCGGGGGTTCGTGTATCAGCCGTGGCAGATCGCGGCGTATGTGACGGCGCTGCGGACGAAGCCGCTCGTGATCCTCGCCGGGGTGACGGGCGTCGGGAAGAGCCGGCTCCCCGTACTCGTGGCGGAGGCCACGGGCGGAACCGCCCACGTCATCCCCGTGCGCCCCGACTGGACCGACAGCGCCGATGTGCTCGGCTACACCGATCTGCAGGGCGACTTCCGGCCCGGCGCGCTCCTCACCGTCGCCCGCGAAGCCGCCGAGCGCGGGGGCTTCACCGTCGCCGTGCTCGACGAGATGAACCTCGCCCGGCCCGAGCACTACCTCGCCGAAGTGCTGAGCCGGATCGAGAGCCGCCGCCTCGCGCCCGGCGGCGGGTTCGAGAGCGCACCGCTTCTCGCCGACCGCGCTGTGACGCTGCCGCCGAACCTCGGGCTCGTCGGGACGGTGAACATGGACGAGAGCGCGTACGGGTTCAGCCGGAAGGTGCTCGACCGCGCGTTCACGCTCGAACTCTCCGACGTGGACCTCGGGACGTGGCGCAAGGTGTCGCCGCAGGAGGAAATGTCGCCGCCGGAGCCGTGGCCCGTCGCGGCGTGGCGACCACGTGCCCTCACCCTCGGCGGGCTCGCCGATCTCTCGGAGCGGGTGGCCGCGAAGGTCGAGCGCGTCGTCGCCGTGCTGACGGAGGCGAACGGGCTGCTCGCGCCCGCCGGGCTCGGCGTCGGCTACCGGCTGCGCGACGAGGCGGCGCTCTTCGTCCTCCACGCGGCGGAAACGCCCGACGCCTTCCGCACCCGCGACGGCGAGGCCGTTGACCCGCTCGACCTCGCCCTGTTCATGAAGCTGCTGCCGCGCATCGCCGGGGGCAGCCGCAGCGTCCGGCAGGCCCTCTTCGCGCTCCTGGGCTGGGCCTCCGACGGCACGCCGCTCCGCTTGGACGATGACGTGCGCGAGCGGATCGAAGCGTGGGAGCGCAGCGGTCGCCCGCCGGTGATGCCTGCGGCGCGCTATCCCCGCACCGCCGCCCGCCTCGCGCTCATGACGGACCGGCTGCTGGCCGACGGGTTCGCGTCGTTCTGGGAGTAA
- a CDS encoding TonB-dependent receptor: protein MTARRHALGALIGLAALLGSAVQAQTLTYDDARLRDVIEDVERRTDWRFLYADALVAGKRVGLRTDPGALPDALARAVAPQGIGVETDVERRRILLVPASNPTAVQRDRIVRGRVLDGETGEPLPFATVTWDGGRRGVVADEGGAFVLSLRADDAAPLPALTASFVGYDPETAAPRGDALSFRLRPEAGTYPAVVVNALTFSAPVDTAWAARLRPGLYDAVGEGGGLRALDVLPSVAPSVAFDDGPIVRGSPSDAFEVRLDGVPVYSPRHLFGLVDAFNSDALRAVALYVGVAPARVAVAPGGAVEYVTATGSPRGPSVEFGVSSLAARGAVAVPLRPGRTTVLVGGRTSLLGASPWVGDALVEEGLGAVRRTSPLPVATAEVLSRVVEVQTTSASFWDLHVGGADERAGGGRTAVTVYAGGDDTSLEAQRFFSGEDDGTPPSRRPVATRNRWGSRAASLLDQRPLSPRLVLHSRLGGSAYDARFGQSDFTFNPDRINPLAAFVDTLGYDNELREGIVAQRLDVVLGGGLASGGYSLHLYRQRYEETAANRQVFVADQTATRLDLHAEWSGRVLPALDLAAGLRTHLYSAGGVRLSPRVRARFDLAPGLAVSGAVGRSAQFLHRLTLGDAVGAAAWVLSDDGETVTEADLAEATVDVGAGGVTAQLTGYVKRTRGQWLHIEDRSIRDLANRTVLQFPWLPDVDSRARGLEALVRVPVRPWSLGASAALARVELQHPALGGGEPFAADWDRRLQATFLADGPILPGLWLATAWTVASGAPNPLAERFREADRLDPISRLDLRLTARRRWGGTTASLSLAVRNVLDTDNAVTRESTAVLRRTLTGQTRLGRVPLDVYDAGILPTLDLALRW from the coding sequence GTGACGGCCCGTCGCCACGCGCTCGGCGCGCTCATCGGGCTGGCCGCGCTGCTCGGGAGCGCGGTGCAGGCGCAGACGCTGACGTACGACGACGCCCGCCTGCGCGACGTGATTGAGGACGTGGAGCGCCGCACGGACTGGCGCTTTCTCTACGCCGACGCGCTCGTGGCGGGCAAGCGTGTCGGACTCCGGACCGACCCGGGAGCGCTGCCCGATGCCCTCGCTCGCGCTGTCGCGCCGCAGGGCATCGGCGTCGAAACAGACGTCGAGCGGCGACGGATCTTGCTCGTTCCCGCGTCGAACCCGACGGCGGTGCAGCGCGACCGCATCGTGCGCGGGCGCGTTCTCGACGGCGAGACCGGCGAGCCGCTCCCGTTCGCGACCGTGACGTGGGACGGCGGACGGCGCGGCGTCGTCGCGGACGAGGGTGGCGCGTTCGTCCTCTCGCTCCGGGCCGACGACGCGGCGCCGCTCCCGGCGCTCACGGCCTCGTTCGTCGGATACGACCCGGAGACGGCCGCGCCGCGCGGAGACGCCCTCTCGTTCCGGCTTCGGCCCGAGGCGGGGACGTACCCGGCCGTCGTGGTGAACGCGCTCACATTCTCGGCTCCCGTCGATACGGCGTGGGCGGCGCGGCTCCGGCCGGGGCTCTACGATGCCGTCGGCGAAGGAGGTGGGCTCCGCGCGCTCGACGTGCTGCCGTCCGTCGCCCCGTCGGTCGCCTTCGACGACGGCCCGATCGTCCGCGGCAGTCCGAGTGATGCGTTCGAAGTCCGGCTCGACGGCGTTCCAGTCTACAGCCCGCGCCACCTGTTCGGCCTCGTCGATGCGTTCAACAGCGATGCGCTCCGCGCCGTCGCGCTCTACGTCGGGGTGGCACCCGCGCGCGTCGCGGTTGCGCCGGGCGGGGCCGTCGAGTACGTCACGGCGACGGGCTCGCCGCGCGGGCCGTCGGTGGAGTTCGGCGTGTCCAGCCTCGCTGCCCGAGGCGCCGTCGCCGTCCCGCTGCGGCCGGGCCGGACGACCGTCCTCGTCGGCGGGCGCACGTCGCTCCTGGGCGCGTCCCCGTGGGTCGGCGATGCGCTCGTGGAAGAGGGGCTCGGCGCCGTGCGCCGGACGAGTCCGCTCCCGGTCGCGACGGCCGAGGTGCTCTCCCGCGTCGTCGAGGTGCAGACCACGAGCGCGTCGTTCTGGGATCTCCACGTCGGCGGTGCGGACGAGCGCGCCGGCGGCGGGCGGACCGCCGTGACGGTCTACGCGGGCGGCGACGACACGAGCCTGGAAGCGCAGCGATTCTTCAGCGGCGAGGACGACGGCACGCCGCCCAGCCGTCGCCCCGTGGCGACGCGGAACCGGTGGGGGAGCCGGGCGGCGAGCCTGCTCGACCAGCGCCCGCTCTCGCCCCGCCTCGTCCTCCACTCCCGCCTCGGCGGCAGCGCCTACGACGCCCGCTTCGGCCAGAGCGACTTCACGTTCAACCCCGACCGCATCAACCCGCTCGCCGCCTTCGTCGACACGCTCGGCTACGACAACGAGCTGCGCGAGGGGATCGTAGCGCAGCGCCTCGACGTGGTGCTCGGCGGCGGGCTCGCCTCGGGCGGCTACAGCCTCCACCTCTACCGTCAGCGCTACGAAGAGACCGCCGCCAACCGCCAAGTTTTCGTCGCCGATCAGACGGCGACGCGGCTCGACCTCCACGCCGAGTGGAGCGGGCGGGTGCTCCCCGCGCTCGACCTCGCCGCCGGGTTGCGGACCCACCTCTATTCGGCCGGCGGCGTCCGTCTCAGCCCCCGCGTCCGCGCCCGCTTCGACCTCGCGCCGGGGCTCGCGGTCTCGGGCGCGGTCGGGCGGAGCGCGCAGTTCCTCCACCGGCTCACGCTCGGCGACGCCGTCGGGGCCGCCGCGTGGGTGCTCTCCGACGACGGCGAGACGGTGACGGAGGCTGATCTCGCTGAGGCGACCGTCGATGTCGGCGCGGGCGGCGTCACGGCGCAGCTCACGGGCTACGTCAAGCGGACGCGGGGGCAGTGGCTCCACATCGAGGACCGGTCGATTCGCGACCTCGCCAACCGGACCGTACTCCAGTTCCCGTGGCTGCCCGACGTGGACAGCCGAGCGCGCGGGCTCGAAGCGCTCGTCCGCGTCCCCGTCCGCCCGTGGAGCCTCGGCGCGAGCGCGGCCCTCGCCCGCGTCGAGCTCCAGCACCCCGCGCTCGGCGGCGGCGAGCCGTTCGCCGCCGACTGGGACCGCCGGCTCCAGGCCACCTTCCTCGCCGACGGCCCGATCCTGCCCGGCCTCTGGCTCGCGACGGCGTGGACCGTCGCCTCCGGCGCGCCGAATCCGCTCGCCGAACGGTTCCGCGAAGCGGACCGGCTCGACCCGATCTCGCGGCTCGACCTCCGCCTCACCGCCCGCCGTCGGTGGGGAGGCACGACGGCCTCGCTGAGCCTCGCCGTGCGGAACGTGCTCGACACCGACAACGCCGTCACGCGCGAGTCGACTGCCGTCCTCCGGCGCACGCTCACCGGGCAGACCCGCCTCGGCCGCGTTCCACTCGACGTCTACGACGCCGGCATCCTGCCGACGCTCGACCTCGCGCTCCGGTGGTAG
- a CDS encoding nucleotidyltransferase family protein translates to MLDLTPHREAIADFARRWKVKELALFGSALRDDFGPESDVDLLVTFEPDAPWSLFDIVTMQDELVTVFQRPVDLISRRAVRRSKNPLRRASILDSARTIYEARPRHAA, encoded by the coding sequence ATGCTCGACCTCACACCCCACCGAGAAGCCATCGCCGACTTCGCCCGCCGCTGGAAGGTGAAGGAGCTGGCGCTGTTCGGCTCCGCCCTCCGCGACGACTTCGGGCCGGAGAGCGACGTGGACCTCCTCGTCACGTTCGAGCCCGACGCTCCGTGGAGCCTGTTCGACATCGTCACGATGCAGGACGAATTGGTCACCGTGTTCCAGCGGCCGGTGGACCTCATATCGCGCCGTGCCGTGAGGCGAAGCAAGAACCCGCTTCGCCGGGCGTCCATCCTCGACTCGGCCCGCACGATCTATGAAGCACGTCCGCGTCACGCTGCTTGA
- the uvrB gene encoding excinuclease ABC subunit UvrB produces the protein MAITKIDTPFRLDAPFRPMGDQPGAIAELTEGVFRGDRYQTLLGATGTGKTFSVSHVVQNAGKPTLVISHNKTLAAQLYAELRSFFPNNAVEFFISYYDYYQPEAYIVSSDTYIEKDLAINEEIDRLRLRATSALVSGRQDVIIVASVSCIYGLGDPKEYKAQIVQVSPGAVVPRDELLRKLVNIFYTRNDIEFEPGMFRVRGDVVEIFPAYLEDLAYRISMWGDEVESVATFDPVTGQEKAKENLLTIYPAKHFVTPKDQIDRSIASIEEELRWRLAVLRNEGNMIAAQRLEQRTVFDIEMIKEIGYCSGIENYSRHMDGRAPGTRPYCLLDYFQQSVGDEWMMVIDESHVTIPQVRGMYNGDRARKLNLVEHGFRLPSALDNRPLTFEEFENFHHRVLFVSATPADYELEQSEGIVVEQIIRPTGILDPEVDVRPVDNQIDDLLDEIRTRVNRNERVLVTTLTKRMSEDLTDYLDSFGVRVQYLHSDIDALARVDILRDLRLGEFDVLVGVNLLREGLDLPEVSLVAILDADKEGFLRSERSLIQTAGRAARNANSRVIMYANKVTDSMQRMMDETERRREIQQAYNEEHGITPTTVTKSTDQIRRGTAIADHKPAHDERRDVQYYAGPDQLPRVADPVVKYLTDDQKRDLVAQLTREMETAAENLEFEKAAELRDSIAQIEGELAA, from the coding sequence ATGGCCATCACGAAGATCGACACGCCGTTCCGCCTCGACGCCCCGTTCCGGCCGATGGGCGACCAGCCCGGCGCGATCGCCGAGCTGACCGAGGGCGTCTTCCGCGGCGACCGCTACCAGACGCTCCTCGGCGCGACGGGCACGGGCAAGACCTTCAGCGTCAGCCACGTCGTCCAGAACGCGGGTAAGCCGACGCTCGTCATCTCGCACAATAAGACGCTCGCGGCCCAGCTCTACGCCGAGCTCCGCTCGTTCTTCCCGAACAACGCCGTCGAGTTCTTCATCTCGTACTACGACTACTACCAGCCCGAGGCGTACATCGTCTCCTCGGACACGTACATCGAGAAGGACCTCGCCATCAATGAGGAGATCGACCGGCTCCGGCTCCGCGCCACGTCGGCGCTCGTGAGCGGGCGGCAGGACGTGATCATCGTCGCGTCGGTGTCGTGCATCTACGGCCTCGGCGACCCGAAGGAGTACAAGGCGCAGATCGTCCAGGTCAGCCCCGGCGCCGTCGTCCCGCGCGACGAACTCCTGCGGAAGCTGGTCAACATTTTCTATACGCGCAACGACATCGAGTTCGAGCCCGGCATGTTCCGCGTGCGCGGCGACGTCGTCGAGATCTTCCCGGCCTACCTCGAAGACCTCGCCTACCGGATCTCGATGTGGGGCGATGAGGTCGAGTCCGTCGCCACGTTCGACCCGGTGACGGGGCAGGAGAAGGCGAAGGAGAACCTCCTCACGATCTACCCCGCGAAACACTTCGTCACGCCGAAGGACCAGATCGACCGCTCGATCGCGAGCATCGAGGAGGAGCTGCGGTGGCGGCTCGCCGTGCTCCGCAACGAGGGCAACATGATCGCGGCGCAGCGGCTGGAGCAGCGGACCGTCTTCGATATCGAGATGATCAAGGAGATCGGCTACTGCTCGGGGATCGAGAACTACTCGCGCCACATGGACGGCCGCGCGCCCGGCACCCGCCCCTACTGCCTGCTCGACTACTTCCAGCAGAGCGTCGGCGACGAATGGATGATGGTGATCGACGAGAGCCACGTCACGATCCCGCAGGTGCGCGGGATGTACAACGGCGACCGCGCCCGCAAGCTGAACCTCGTCGAACACGGCTTCCGCCTGCCGTCGGCGCTCGACAACCGGCCGCTGACGTTCGAGGAGTTCGAGAACTTCCACCACCGTGTCCTCTTCGTCAGCGCCACGCCCGCCGACTACGAGTTGGAGCAGAGCGAGGGCATCGTCGTCGAGCAGATCATCCGCCCGACCGGCATCCTCGATCCCGAGGTCGATGTCCGCCCCGTCGACAACCAGATCGACGACCTCCTCGACGAGATCCGCACGCGTGTCAACCGGAACGAGCGCGTGCTCGTGACCACGCTTACGAAGCGGATGAGCGAGGACCTGACCGACTACCTCGACAGCTTCGGCGTCCGCGTCCAGTACCTCCACTCTGACATCGATGCGCTCGCCCGCGTCGACATCCTCCGCGACCTCCGCCTCGGCGAGTTCGACGTGCTCGTCGGCGTAAACCTCCTGCGCGAGGGGCTCGACCTCCCCGAAGTCTCGCTCGTCGCGATCCTCGACGCCGACAAAGAGGGCTTCCTCCGCTCCGAGCGCTCGCTGATCCAGACGGCGGGCCGTGCCGCACGCAACGCGAACTCGCGCGTGATCATGTACGCCAACAAGGTCACGGACTCGATGCAGCGGATGATGGACGAGACCGAGCGCCGCCGCGAGATCCAGCAGGCCTACAACGAGGAGCACGGCATCACCCCGACGACCGTCACGAAGTCCACGGACCAGATCCGCCGCGGCACTGCGATCGCCGACCACAAGCCGGCCCACGACGAGCGGCGCGACGTGCAGTACTACGCCGGCCCCGACCAGCTCCCCCGCGTCGCCGACCCCGTGGTGAAGTACCTCACCGACGACCAGAAGCGCGACCTCGTCGCCCAGCTCACGCGCGAGATGGAGACGGCCGCGGAGAACCTCGAGTTCGAGAAGGCCGCCGAGCTCCGCGACTCGATCGCTCAGATCGAAGGCGAACTCGCGGCCTGA
- a CDS encoding sigma-70 family RNA polymerase sigma factor, which yields MPASASLVSAVWLAVLLASTGRERASEEDARRTAARIRDGDRTAFRRFFDATHADFLRALRRRGLDAAAAEDVAQKAYVWLWEHRDRIDETKSLRGLLFRIGLTRGLNHLRDHGRTESLPDFELAGEREGDPAALADLRRALAEAVAALPERRRETFALCFTDGLTHREAAEVMDVSPRTVEHQMAHALKAIRAHLAPFLDEPIPRTEKS from the coding sequence ATGCCTGCGTCTGCCTCCCTCGTCTCTGCCGTGTGGCTCGCCGTGTTGCTGGCGAGCACGGGGCGCGAGCGTGCGTCGGAGGAAGATGCGCGGCGTACGGCAGCCCGCATCCGCGACGGAGATCGCACGGCGTTTCGCCGCTTCTTCGATGCCACCCACGCCGACTTCCTCCGCGCGCTCCGCCGCCGGGGACTCGACGCTGCTGCCGCCGAGGACGTGGCGCAGAAAGCGTACGTCTGGCTCTGGGAGCACCGCGACCGCATCGACGAAACCAAGTCGCTCCGGGGCCTGCTCTTCCGCATCGGGCTGACGCGCGGGCTGAACCACCTCCGCGACCACGGCCGCACCGAGTCGCTGCCCGATTTCGAGTTGGCCGGGGAGCGGGAGGGCGATCCGGCCGCGCTCGCCGACCTCCGCCGGGCGCTCGCCGAAGCCGTCGCCGCCCTCCCGGAGCGCCGCCGTGAGACGTTCGCGCTCTGCTTCACCGATGGGCTGACGCACCGCGAGGCGGCCGAAGTAATGGACGTGAGCCCCCGCACCGTAGAGCATCAGATGGCGCACGCGCTGAAGGCGATCCGAGCCCACCTCGCTCCGTTTTTGGACGAGCCGATACCGCGTACGGAAAAAAGTTGA
- a CDS encoding DUF86 domain-containing protein — protein MKHVRVTLLDVYQAGQLALDFARDVPSAAALQDDLKTRAAVLHQLLVLGEAVKRLPDSFRAGHPAIPWRQMSGLRDVLIHAYDAVDEEEVWRVLQHDLPTVLAQLEPLLPPIPE, from the coding sequence ATGAAGCACGTCCGCGTCACGCTGCTTGATGTCTATCAAGCGGGACAGCTCGCCCTAGACTTCGCGCGCGATGTGCCCAGTGCCGCGGCCCTCCAGGACGACCTCAAGACGAGGGCGGCTGTGCTGCACCAACTCCTCGTCCTCGGAGAGGCCGTCAAGCGACTGCCGGATTCCTTTCGCGCAGGTCACCCTGCGATCCCGTGGAGGCAGATGAGCGGACTGCGCGACGTGCTGATCCACGCCTATGACGCCGTGGACGAGGAGGAAGTCTGGCGCGTCCTCCAGCACGATCTCCCCACTGTGCTGGCCCAACTCGAACCCCTGCTCCCGCCTATCCCGGAGTGA
- a CDS encoding FecR domain-containing protein: MSTPLPDNDRDLRLARRLDAGEAADGSDALHDALRSVQPAPAAPDAGEADRLWAGIAAEIGTAPSGYSDRPPLRLVRPRVMRWAVAAVVLVGFGVWAWFVQSRPELVAVATTDIVTWEASDGSTVTLRPNSWLIRLDDERTYRLKGEAFFDVAHDPDAPFTVEAGPAAVRVLGTRFDVSTWGEVVEVFVEEGRVEVRADAEAVVLGAGEAAEAGTAGVRVLPTASADTFLDWQRGEIVFEREPVRRVADELAQHFGIAIVLPADAARESISGVIVLESAAQTLGDLGTILGGRFERDGSGGYQFLRP, from the coding sequence GTGTCCACACCGCTCCCCGATAACGACCGCGACCTCCGCCTCGCCCGCCGCCTCGACGCGGGCGAGGCGGCGGACGGTTCGGACGCGCTGCACGACGCGCTCCGCTCCGTGCAGCCCGCGCCGGCAGCGCCCGACGCGGGCGAGGCGGACAGGCTGTGGGCGGGCATCGCGGCCGAGATCGGGACCGCGCCGTCCGGCTATTCGGATCGTCCGCCGCTGCGCCTCGTCCGCCCGCGCGTGATGCGGTGGGCGGTCGCGGCCGTCGTTCTCGTGGGCTTCGGTGTGTGGGCCTGGTTTGTCCAGTCTCGCCCCGAACTCGTAGCCGTTGCTACGACGGACATCGTGACATGGGAAGCGTCCGACGGGTCGACAGTCACGCTCCGGCCCAACAGTTGGCTCATCCGTCTCGACGATGAGCGGACGTACCGGTTAAAGGGCGAAGCATTTTTCGACGTCGCTCACGACCCCGATGCTCCGTTCACCGTGGAAGCCGGCCCTGCCGCCGTTCGCGTGCTCGGGACGCGGTTCGATGTGAGCACGTGGGGCGAGGTCGTCGAGGTGTTCGTCGAAGAAGGCCGGGTCGAGGTGCGCGCCGACGCCGAAGCCGTCGTGCTCGGCGCGGGCGAGGCGGCGGAGGCCGGCACGGCGGGCGTCCGCGTGCTCCCGACCGCGAGCGCGGATACCTTCCTCGACTGGCAACGCGGCGAGATCGTGTTCGAGCGCGAACCCGTCCGCCGCGTGGCTGACGAACTCGCCCAGCATTTCGGCATCGCCATCGTGCTGCCGGCCGACGCGGCGCGGGAATCCATCTCGGGCGTGATCGTGCTGGAGAGCGCGGCGCAGACGCTCGGCGACCTCGGGACGATCCTCGGCGGACGGTTCGAGCGGGACGGCAGCGGCGGGTATCAATTCCTCCGCCCGTGA
- a CDS encoding GNAT family N-acetyltransferase: protein MLPASDPPAPRGPSLHLKLEDGRPVLLRPVLPEDAPLIQQGLERLSAASRTSRFFAPVSHLSDAQLDYLTHVDQVNHVAWGALDLSTDEVLGLGIGRFARLPSEPEVAEVALAVVDASQGHGLGSLLFGVLYCLARAQGVTAFRAVVMPHNQGLVERLRAIGGVVHHEEGQVLIDVPVVTDTDLLPSTPEADGLKRVLRMVEAALAEA, encoded by the coding sequence ATGCTCCCTGCCTCCGACCCGCCAGCCCCTCGCGGACCGTCGCTCCACCTCAAGTTGGAGGACGGGCGGCCGGTCCTGCTCCGCCCGGTCCTGCCGGAGGACGCACCGCTGATCCAGCAAGGGTTGGAGCGGCTGTCGGCCGCCTCCCGGACCTCGCGCTTCTTCGCCCCGGTGTCCCACCTCTCCGACGCCCAGCTCGACTACCTCACCCACGTCGACCAGGTGAACCACGTCGCGTGGGGCGCGCTCGACCTCTCGACGGACGAGGTTCTCGGGCTCGGCATCGGCCGGTTCGCGCGGCTGCCGTCCGAGCCCGAGGTCGCCGAAGTCGCCCTCGCCGTCGTCGATGCATCGCAAGGGCATGGGCTCGGGAGCCTCCTGTTCGGCGTGCTCTACTGCCTCGCCCGCGCGCAGGGCGTGACCGCGTTCCGCGCCGTCGTCATGCCGCACAACCAGGGCCTCGTCGAGCGCCTCCGCGCGATCGGCGGGGTCGTGCACCACGAAGAGGGGCAGGTGCTCATCGACGTGCCCGTCGTGACCGACACCGACCTGCTGCCGTCCACGCCCGAAGCGGACGGCCTCAAGCGCGTACTCCGCATGGTGGAAGCGGCGCTCGCCGAGGCGTGA